Proteins co-encoded in one Solea senegalensis isolate Sse05_10M linkage group LG8, IFAPA_SoseM_1, whole genome shotgun sequence genomic window:
- the LOC122773019 gene encoding olfactory receptor 52E8-like codes for MFTNVTRIKDFFIVGFPGLSPDYYIPVSVVLFILYLVIVGGNIFILVFVKCESSLHKPTYLIFCHLAMTDLAFGTATLPKIISKYWFDDSVISFYGCFVQMYFVHFLGATHSFILMVMALDRSIAVCAPLRYTAVFTNTTVSVLCGVSWILPLSWMVGIVVDALTLPFCNSNIILQCYCDHIAIARLGCENVREVEVVAFVGAMFFLLVPLGFIVSSYFIIIVAVIRISNSEGRMKTLSTCTPQLLITFIYYMPRCFVYMANIVGFRFSVPVRIIVVMLYSLLPAAINPIIYCFKTKDIKENLNRRFLVRKINTSSKT; via the coding sequence ATGTTCACTAATGTAACCAGGATAAAGGATTTCTTCATTGTTGGATTTCCCGGGCTTTCACCAGACTACTATATACCCGTGTCAGTCGTGCTTTTCATTCTCTACTTGGTGATAGTGggaggaaacatttttattttagtgtttgtcaaatgtgaAAGTTCTCTTCACAAACCCACGTATCTGATCTTCTGCCACCTCGCTATGACAGACTTAGCGTTCGGGACGGCGACTCTTCCGAAGATCATTTCGAAATACTGGTTCGACGACAGCGTGATTTCGTTTTACGGCTGCTTCGTGCAAATGTATTTCGTCCACTTTCTCGGAGCGACTCATTCGTTCATCCTGATGGTGATGGCGCTCGATCGCTCCATTGCCGTTTGCGCTCCGCTGCGTTACACGGCGGTTTTCACCAACACCACAGTCTCTGTGCTGTGCGGAGTATCGTGGATTCTGCCATTATCATGGATGGTGGGTATAGTTGTGGATGCTCTGACGTTGCCTTTTTGCAATTCCAATATTATTCTTCAATGCTACTGTGACCACATCGCAATCGCACGACTTGGGTGTGAGAATGTGAGAGAAGTTGAGGTTGTTGCGTTCGTTGGGGCCATGTTCTTTCTGTTGGTGCCTCTGGGCTTCATCGTGTCCTCTTACTTTATCATCATCGTGGCTGTTATTCGTATTTCCAACTCTGAGGGTCGTATGAAGACTCTGTCCACCTGCACGCCGCAGCTCCTCATCACCTTCATCTATTACATGCCAAGGTGCTTTGTGTACATGGCGAACATTGTTGGATTCAGGTTCAGCGTTCCGGTTCGCATTATCGTTGTCATGCTGTACAGCCTGTTACCTGCCGCTATCAACCCCATTATATACTGTTTCAAAACCAAGGATATCAAGGAAAATCTGAATAGGAGATTCCTTGTCAGGAAAATTAACACAAGCTCAAAGACATGA
- the LOC122773022 gene encoding olfactory receptor 52E8-like, translated as MFTNVTRIKDFFIVGFPGLSPDYYIPVSVVLFILYLVIVGGNIFILVFVKCESSLQKPTYLIFCHLAMTDLAFGTATLPKIISKYWFDDSVISFYGCFVQMYFVHFLGATHSFILMVMALDRSIAVCAPLRYTAVFTNTTVSVLCGVSWILPLSWMVGIVVDALTLPFCNSNIILQCYCDHMAILNLGCEKVREVELVALIGAMFFLLVPLGFIVFSFFIIIVAVIRISNSEGRMKTLSTCTPQLFITFLYYMPRCFVYLANNVGFRFSVPVRIIIVMLYSLLPAAINPIIYCFKTKAIKESLKRRFLDRKIEASFKT; from the exons ATGTTCACTAATGTAACCAGGATAAAGGATTTCTTCATTGTTGGATTTCCCGGGCTTTCACCAGACTACTATATACCCGTGTCAGTCGTGCTGTTCATTCTCTACTTGGTGATAGTGggaggaaacatttttattttagtgtttgtcaaatgtgaAAGTTCTCTTCAAAAACCCACGTATCTGATCTTCTGCCACCTCGCTATGACAGACTTAGCGTTCGGGACGGCGACTCTTCCAAAGATCATTTCGAAATACTGGTTCGACGACAGCGTGATTTCGTTTTACGGCTGCTTCGTGCAAATGTATTTCGTCCACTTTCTCGGAGCGACTCATTCGTTCATCCTGATGGTGATGGCGCTCGATCGCTCCATTGCCGTTTGCGCTCCGCTGCGTTACACGGCGGTTTTCACCAACACCACAGTCTCTGTGCTGTGCGGAGTATCATGGATTCTGCCATTATCATGGATGGTGGGTATAGTTGTTGATGCTCTGACGTTGCCTTTTTGCAATTCCAATATTATTCTTCAATGCTACTGCGACCAC ATGGCGATATTAAATCTTGGGTGTGAGAAGGTTCGAGAAGTTGAGCTTGTTGCACTCATTGGGGCCATGTTCTTTCTGTTGGTGCCTCTGGGCTTCATCGTGTTCTCTTTCTTTATCATCATCGTGGCTGTTATTCGTATTTCCAACTCTGAGGGTCGTATGAAGACTCTGTCCACCTGCACGCCGCAGCTCTTCATCACCTTCCTCTATTACATGCCGAGGTGCTTTGTGTACCTGGCGAACAATGTTGGATTCAGGTTCAGCGTTCCGGTTCGCATTATCATTGTCATGCTGTACAGCCTGTTACCTGCCGCCATCAACCCCATAATATACTGTTTCAAAACCAAGGCTATCAAGGAAAGTCTGAAAAGGAGATTCCTTGACAGGAAAATTGAAGCGAGTTTTAAGACGTGA
- the LOC122773020 gene encoding olfactory receptor 52E8-like gives MFTNVTRIKDFFIVGFPGLSPDYYIPVSVVLFILYLVIVGGNIFILVFVKCESSLQKPTYLIFCHLAMTDLAFGTATLPKIISKYWFDDSVISFYGCFVQMYFVHFLGATHSFILMVMALDRSIAVCAPLRYTAVFTNTTVSVLCGVSWILPLSWMVGIVVDALTLPFCNSNVILQCYCDHIAITRLGCENVREVQVVAFVGAMFFLLVPLGFIVSSYFIIIVAVIRISNSEGRMKTLSTCTPQLLITFIYYMPRCFVYLANNVGFRFSVPVRIVVVMLYSLLPAAINPIIYCFKTKDIKESLKRRFLVRKINTSSKT, from the coding sequence ATGTTCACTAATGTAACCAGGATAAAGGATTTCTTCATTGTTGGATTTCCCGGGCTTTCACCAGACTACTATATACCCGTGTCAGTCGTGCTTTTCATTCTCTACTTGGTGATAGTGggaggaaacatttttattttagtgtttgtcaaatgtgaAAGTTCTCTTCAAAAACCCACGTATCTGATCTTCTGCCACCTCGCTATGACAGACTTAGCGTTCGGGACGGCGACTCTTCCAAAGATCATTTCGAAATACTGGTTCGACGACAGCGTCATTTCGTTTTACGGCTGCTTCGTGCAAATGTATTTCGTCCACTTTCTCGGAGCGACTCATTCGTTCATCCTGATGGTGATGGCGCTCGATCGCTCCATTGCCGTTTGCGCTCCGCTGCGTTACACGGCGGTTTTCACCAACACCACAGTCTCTGTGCTGTGCGGAGTATCATGGATTCTGCCATTATCATGGATGGTGGGTATAGTTGTTGATGCTCTGACGTTGCCTTTTTGCAATTCCAATGTTATTCTTCAGTGCTACTGCGACCACATAGCAATCACACGACTTGGGTGTGAGAATGTGAGAGAAGTTCAGGTTGTTGCGTTCGTTGGGGCCATGTTCTTTCTGTTGGTGCCTCTGGGCTTCATCGTGTCTTCTTACTTTATCATCATCGTGGCTGTTATTCGTATTTCCAACTCTGAGGGTCGTATGAAGACTCTGTCCACCTGCACGCCGCAGCTTCTCATCACCTTCATCTATTACATGCCGAGGTGCTTTGTGTACCTGGCGAACAATGTTGGATTCAGGTTCAGCGTTCCTGTTCGCATTGTCGTTGTCATGCTGTACAGCCTGTTACCTGCCGCCATCAACCCCATAATATATTGTTTCAAAACCAAGGATATCAAGGAAAGTCTGAAAAGGAGATTCCTTGTCAGGAAAATTAACACAAGCTCAAAGACGTGA
- the LOC122773726 gene encoding olfactory receptor 52Z1-like — MKFTNTTNIKDFMIIGFPGLPPEYNGAVSVLLLLIYLAIVVGNTFILTVILFERTLRKPTYFIFCHLAMTDMTFGTVTLPKIIARYWWNDMTTSIGACFTQMYFVHALGAIVSLILLIMALDRFVAIWLPFRYPVWVTNKTVCIVCVFSCLATFIRMTGIVLHASSLPYCDLNVIIHCYCDHLSITRLGCGENVIYVKTVALANAMVVLLFPLAFIIISYFSIIVAALKMSQAERSNKVLSTCAPQIFITCLYYVPRCFVYLSNHLGFKFSTDARIIITMMYSLIPPVVNPLIYCLKTKDIKKVLTERFQRRKVAVAQRQRNNVK; from the coding sequence ATGAAATTCACAAACACGACAAATATCAAAGACTTCATGATCATCGGATTCCCTGGACTTCCACCTGAGTACAATGGAGCGGTgtctgttctcctcctcctcatttatCTGGCCATTGTGGTGggaaacactttcattttaaccGTGATTCTGTTCGAGCGGACTCTCCGCAAACCGACATATTTCATCTTCTGCCACCTGGCAATGACAGACATGACTTTTGGCACCGTGACGCTTCCAAAGATCATTGCCAGATACTGGTGGAATGACATGACAACATCAATCGGCGCCTGCTTCACACAAATGTACTTCGTCCACGCTTTGGGAGCAATCGTTTCGTTAATTTTGTTGATCATGGCCTTGGATCGTTTTGTTGCCATATGGCTTCCTTTCCGATATCCTGTTTGGGTCACGAACAAAACCGTTTGCATTGTTTGTGTCTTCTCCTGCCTTGCAACATTTATACGTATGACAGGGATCGTGCTCCACGCCTCGTCTTTACCTTACTGTGACCTCAATGTCATTATACATTGTTACTGTGATCATTTATCGATAACTCGGCTGGGATGTGGGGaaaatgttatatatgttaAAACGGTCGCTCTTGCCAATGCCATGGTCGTGTTGCTGTTTCCTttagcttttattattatatcgTACTTTTCTATTATCGTAGCTGCTTTGAAAATGTCTCAAGCTGAGCGGTCGAACAAAGTCCTCTCCACCTGTGCTCCTCAGATTTTCATCACCTGCCTTTATTATGTGCCCAGGTGTTTTGTTTATCTCTCCAACCATTTGGGCTTCAAGTTCAGCACTGATGCTCGTATTATTATCACGATGATGTACAGCCTCATACCTCCCGTAGTTAATCCACTCATCTATTGTCTCAAGACGAAAGACATTAAAAAGGTTTTGACAGAGAGATTCCAAAGAAGAAAAGTGGCAGttgcacaaagacaaagaaacaatgTAAAATAA
- the LOC122773787 gene encoding olfactory receptor 52E8-like — protein MKFTNTTNIKDFMIIGFPGLPPEFNGAVSVLLLLVFLAIVVGNTFILTVILFERTLRKPTYFIFCHLAMTDMTFGTATLPKIIARYWWNDTTTSVGACFTQMFLVHSLGTINSLILLIMALDRFVAIWLPFRYPVWVTNKTVFIACVLSCLVSFICMLGIVLHALTLPYCNLNIIVHCYCDHISITQLGCGENVIYVKMVAVANAMVVLLLPLAFIIISYFSIIVAALKMSQVERWNKVLSTCAPQIFITCLYYVPRCFVYLSNLLGFRFGTDARIIITMMYSLVPPAVNPLIYCLKTKDIKKVLTERFQRRKVTVAQRNDLRQNTN, from the coding sequence ATGAAATTCACAAACACGACAAATATCAAAGACTTCATGATCATCGGATTCCCTGGACTTCCACCTGAGTTCAATGGAGCGGTgtctgttctcctcctcctcgttttTCTGGCCATTGTGGTGggaaacactttcattttaaccGTGATTCTGTTCGAGCGGACTCTTCGCAAACCGACATATTTCATCTTCTGCCACCTGGCAATGACAGACATGACTTTTGGCACCGCGACGCTTCCAAAAATCATTGCCAGGTACTGGTGGAATGACACGACAACATCAGTCGGCGCCTGCTTTACACAGATGTTCCTCGTCCACTCTTTGGGAACGATTAATTCGTTAATTTTGCTGATCATGGCCTTGGATCGTTTCGTTGCCATATGGCTTCCTTTCCGATATCCTGTTTGGGTCACGAACAAAACAGTTTTCATTGCTTGTGTCTTGTCCTGCCTCGTATCATTCATATGTATGCTGGGGATCGTGCTCCACGCTTTAACTTTGCCGTACTGCAACCTCAATATCATTGTACATTGCTATTGTGATCATATATCAATCACTCAGCTGGGATGTGGGGaaaatgttatatatgttaAAATGGTCGCTGTTGCCAATGCCATGGTTGTGCTGTTACTCCCTTTAGCTTTTATTATCATATCGTACTTTTCTATTATCGTAGCTGCTTTGAAAATGTCTCAAGTTGAGCGTTGGAACAAAGTCCTCTCCACCTGTGCTCCTCAGATTTTCATCACCTGCCTTTATTATGTGCCCAGGTGTTTCGTTTATCTCTCCAACCTCTTGGGCTTCAGGTTCGGCACTGATGCTCGTATCATTATCACGATGATGTACAGCCTCGTACCTCCTGCAGTTAATCCACTCATCTATTGTCTCAAGACGAAAGACATTAAAAAGGTTTTGACAGAGCGATTCCAAAGAAGAAAAGTGACAGTTGCACAAAGAAACGACTTAAgacaaaatactaattaa